From Atribacterota bacterium, one genomic window encodes:
- a CDS encoding TetR/AcrR family transcriptional regulator yields MKIKKSPNSNKKRILKVARKYFFTFGYSTVTMGQLAIELQMSKKTIYKFFKSKQILLESVIYDFFQEFNDKINEIINEKNKSNNVLETLKLFLSLIQSQISQINVYAFEDIRKNSPETWQAIGNLREKMINNELRDLLRQGKKEGIVRKDIDIDIIVLIILNTVQHVATPEIISQLPYSTEEVIEMIARIFMFGILSPENMIKP; encoded by the coding sequence ATGAAAATAAAAAAAAGCCCTAATTCTAATAAAAAAAGAATATTAAAAGTAGCCAGAAAGTATTTTTTTACCTTTGGTTATTCCACGGTAACCATGGGTCAGTTAGCAATTGAACTTCAAATGAGTAAGAAAACAATTTATAAATTTTTTAAAAGCAAGCAAATACTTTTAGAATCTGTTATTTATGATTTCTTTCAGGAATTTAATGATAAAATAAATGAGATAATAAATGAAAAAAACAAAAGCAATAATGTATTAGAAACCCTCAAACTTTTTCTCTCCCTGATTCAATCCCAGATATCACAGATTAATGTATATGCATTCGAAGATATTAGAAAAAATAGCCCTGAAACATGGCAAGCTATTGGCAATCTTCGGGAAAAAATGATAAATAATGAACTAAGAGATTTATTAAGACAGGGCAAAAAAGAAGGCATTGTCCGGAAAGATATTGATATTGATATTATTGTTTTAATTATTCTTAATACTGTTCAGCATGTAGCAACACCTGAGATTATTTCTCAACTTCCCTATTCCACCGAAGAAGTTATAGAAATGATTGCCAGGATATTTATGTTTGGCATATTATCACC
- a CDS encoding DUF6485 family protein — protein sequence MECNIKTNRENCPCTYEPCPRKGKCCECIAYHWGMNELPGCLFPAEIEKTYDRSIKKFIEVQQEYS from the coding sequence ATGGAATGCAATATTAAAACAAATAGAGAAAACTGCCCCTGCACTTATGAGCCATGTCCGCGAAAAGGTAAATGCTGTGAATGTATTGCCTATCACTGGGGTATGAATGAACTGCCAGGTTGTCTTTTTCCCGCGGAGATAGAAAAGACGTATGATCGTTCCATAAAAAAGTTTATTGAGGTTCAGCAGGAATATTCTTAA
- the elbB gene encoding isoprenoid biosynthesis glyoxalase ElbB yields the protein MKNIGVVLSGCGVQDGSEIHEATLTLLFLDKAGVKATCFAPCTEQYHTVNHSTGKVQEKEIRKVLEESARIARGEITDLSRASVENLDGIIFPGGFGAAKNLCDFAFKAENCVVNEDVERIIKTMHTAKKPQGFICIAPVLAARVLGAFRPQLTIGNDTSTAQLLEKMGAKHINTNVDDIIYDNDNKIASTAAYMLGPAISDIAVGIEKLVQKIVEVA from the coding sequence GTGAAAAATATCGGTGTTGTTTTATCCGGTTGTGGAGTACAGGATGGAAGTGAAATCCACGAGGCAACACTAACTTTGTTATTTTTAGACAAAGCGGGTGTCAAGGCCACCTGTTTTGCGCCTTGTACAGAGCAGTATCATACTGTTAATCATTCTACCGGAAAAGTCCAGGAAAAGGAAATAAGGAAGGTATTAGAGGAATCTGCAAGGATTGCCAGGGGAGAAATAACTGATTTATCCAGGGCAAGTGTTGAAAACTTAGACGGAATAATTTTTCCAGGAGGATTTGGGGCAGCAAAAAATTTATGTGATTTTGCCTTTAAAGCAGAAAATTGTGTAGTAAATGAAGATGTTGAAAGAATTATTAAAACAATGCATACTGCAAAAAAACCCCAGGGTTTTATATGCATTGCTCCGGTTTTAGCTGCAAGAGTATTGGGTGCATTTAGACCTCAATTAACTATCGGCAATGATACATCAACTGCACAGCTGTTGGAAAAAATGGGAGCTAAACATATTAACACAAATGTTGATGACATTATATATGATAACGATAATAAAATTGCTTCAACAGCAGCTTATATGCTGGGTCCTGCAATTTCTGATATTGCAGTAGGAATCGAAAAACTTGTCCAAAAGATTGTAGAGGTTGCCTAA